A single genomic interval of Thermovibrio guaymasensis harbors:
- the hpf gene encoding ribosome hibernation-promoting factor, HPF/YfiA family, translating into MAQLKLNLIGHGIDLTGAIKNTLEEKFKRLEKYLGDDDRREVFADVIVRKEKYRSGVEIVIYNVFDHTLRIKKETDDLYTAVDYVVDAAEKQLRRLKEKVKTSAKHEAQRAKRQLTLVEEEVVEKPIEIVEVEPELYKPISVEDAVLKLLGSNREFFVFCNAETGNATVVYKRKDGNVGLIQMPSCK; encoded by the coding sequence ATGGCACAGCTAAAGCTCAACCTAATTGGCCACGGGATTGACCTAACCGGTGCAATCAAGAACACACTTGAGGAAAAGTTTAAAAGGCTTGAGAAGTACTTGGGGGATGACGACAGAAGGGAGGTGTTCGCAGACGTAATAGTTAGAAAGGAGAAGTACCGCTCAGGGGTTGAGATAGTAATCTATAACGTCTTTGACCACACACTAAGAATTAAAAAAGAAACCGATGACCTCTACACCGCCGTTGACTACGTTGTTGATGCGGCCGAAAAGCAGCTGAGGAGGTTAAAGGAGAAAGTTAAAACGTCTGCAAAACATGAAGCCCAAAGGGCAAAAAGGCAGCTAACTCTAGTTGAAGAGGAAGTTGTTGAAAAGCCTATAGAGATAGTTGAAGTTGAGCCGGAACTCTACAAGCCCATCTCAGTTGAAGACGCAGTCTTAAAGCTCCTTGGCTCAAACAGGGAGTTCTTCGTCTTCTGCAACGCCGAGACGGGAAACGCAACAGTAGTCTATAAGAGAAAAGACGGAAACGTCGGCCTCATCCAGATGCCTTCCTGCAAGTAA
- a CDS encoding hydrogenase iron-sulfur subunit: MEKETRIGVVLCTCGNCLSSKIDFDSLKKYAESLPSVAKVIVTKDFCKSPEKQASEFKGKVDALIFGGCSERSSLQFNEDRIEKLMVSLGLDLAAWETVNLKEQCFYIHDNLEQINRKAKDMLLMAYEKVKTNVPALKEEIKKKVLVVGGGVAGQRCAQALADLGVETTLVEEKPYLGGNAARIALLWQSEYSPSVCTSECVIPVVGRNTMLRDNIKVMVNSEVVGVTKEKGDFKVRILQKAQKVDPTKCVSCGECAKVCPVEIPNPFNLGKTKRKAIDKDFPLAIPDSYNIVDSACTECGKCVEVCPTGAIDLRAEDKYVEDEFGAVVIATGITGKDMSVYEELGYKYPEVVTLFEYERFVANNFFGKKPKEIAFVLCKKDAEGYCSRLCCLATVKDAALLAKNHPDVKVKVFYKSLKTTGRAFEELRRRAEKGGVEFIQAPVERIEKENGKLKIKSPAGTFTVDMAVLAEPLVPAQLKLTRMLDVQTDKFGFPIEFQPRVIDPLETYVERVFVAGSAKGFKDVQESIESGLGAAVKVYKALKGETKKYYSEIIQEKCSRCETCLMCCPHGAISLKKRENGEEPFVEIDPNLCRGCGLCYSACPSKAIKFSNLEDRQLIKMAEVAFKNLPEGQPRILAFLCYWCAYGAADLMGVKLKEKLPENFRSIRVRCSASLSLDVIAEIIERDLADGIIVAGCPKDNCHHIWGNYMQENRIEMFNESLKLLGVKDKVVRWEYIGVPQGKKLANAIREVNETLLKVKGGCHV; encoded by the coding sequence ATGGAAAAAGAAACCCGAATAGGAGTAGTTCTCTGTACCTGTGGAAACTGTTTAAGCTCCAAGATAGACTTTGATTCCCTTAAGAAATACGCAGAGAGTTTACCCAGTGTTGCAAAAGTAATTGTTACAAAAGACTTCTGCAAATCACCCGAGAAGCAGGCTTCAGAGTTTAAAGGAAAGGTTGATGCCCTAATCTTTGGAGGGTGCTCCGAGAGGTCATCCCTCCAATTTAACGAGGATAGAATTGAAAAACTAATGGTTTCACTAGGCTTAGACCTTGCTGCGTGGGAAACCGTCAACCTAAAGGAACAGTGCTTCTACATTCACGACAACCTTGAGCAGATTAACAGGAAAGCAAAAGACATGCTCCTAATGGCCTACGAGAAGGTTAAAACAAACGTTCCGGCACTTAAAGAGGAAATTAAGAAAAAAGTCTTAGTGGTTGGCGGTGGAGTTGCAGGCCAGCGCTGCGCCCAAGCTTTAGCAGACCTTGGAGTTGAAACAACCTTAGTTGAAGAAAAGCCCTACCTAGGAGGTAACGCTGCAAGGATAGCCCTCCTATGGCAGTCTGAGTACTCTCCTTCAGTCTGTACCAGCGAGTGCGTCATTCCGGTAGTCGGCAGAAATACAATGCTGAGAGACAACATTAAGGTAATGGTTAACTCTGAAGTTGTAGGAGTCACTAAAGAAAAAGGGGACTTTAAAGTAAGAATACTTCAAAAAGCACAAAAAGTTGACCCTACAAAGTGTGTCTCGTGCGGTGAGTGTGCAAAAGTCTGCCCGGTTGAAATTCCTAATCCCTTCAACCTCGGAAAAACAAAGAGAAAGGCGATTGATAAGGATTTTCCTCTAGCAATTCCGGATTCCTACAACATAGTTGACTCAGCCTGTACAGAGTGTGGAAAGTGCGTTGAAGTGTGCCCAACAGGAGCAATTGACCTAAGGGCTGAAGATAAGTACGTAGAAGACGAGTTTGGAGCGGTAGTTATCGCCACCGGTATCACTGGAAAGGATATGAGCGTCTACGAGGAGCTAGGATATAAATACCCGGAAGTTGTGACCCTCTTTGAGTACGAAAGGTTTGTAGCAAACAACTTCTTCGGCAAAAAACCTAAAGAGATAGCCTTTGTCCTCTGTAAGAAGGACGCAGAAGGCTACTGTTCAAGGCTCTGCTGTTTAGCAACGGTTAAAGACGCAGCCCTCTTAGCCAAAAACCACCCAGACGTAAAGGTAAAGGTCTTTTATAAGAGCCTAAAGACAACCGGAAGGGCCTTTGAGGAGCTAAGGAGGAGGGCTGAAAAGGGAGGAGTTGAGTTTATCCAGGCCCCGGTTGAGAGGATAGAGAAGGAGAATGGAAAGCTGAAAATTAAGTCTCCTGCAGGAACTTTCACTGTAGATATGGCGGTTCTTGCGGAACCTTTAGTTCCGGCTCAGTTAAAACTAACGAGGATGCTAGACGTTCAAACTGATAAGTTCGGTTTCCCAATAGAGTTCCAGCCAAGGGTAATTGACCCCCTTGAGACTTACGTTGAGAGAGTATTCGTTGCAGGAAGTGCAAAGGGATTCAAGGACGTTCAAGAGAGCATAGAGTCTGGACTTGGAGCAGCAGTTAAAGTTTATAAGGCCCTTAAAGGAGAAACTAAGAAGTACTACTCAGAAATAATTCAAGAGAAGTGTTCAAGGTGTGAAACCTGTCTAATGTGCTGCCCCCACGGAGCCATCAGCCTTAAGAAAAGGGAAAACGGGGAAGAACCCTTTGTTGAAATAGACCCTAATCTCTGTAGAGGGTGCGGCCTCTGTTACTCTGCATGTCCCTCAAAGGCCATTAAGTTCTCTAACCTTGAAGATAGACAGCTCATAAAAATGGCTGAGGTGGCCTTTAAGAACCTCCCTGAAGGACAGCCGAGAATCCTTGCCTTCCTATGCTACTGGTGTGCCTACGGAGCTGCAGACTTAATGGGAGTTAAGCTAAAGGAGAAGTTACCTGAAAACTTTAGGAGCATAAGGGTTAGGTGCTCAGCCTCTCTAAGCCTTGACGTCATAGCCGAGATTATTGAGAGGGATTTAGCAGACGGAATCATCGTTGCTGGATGTCCAAAGGATAACTGCCACCACATCTGGGGTAACTACATGCAGGAAAACAGAATAGAGATGTTTAACGAGTCCCTTAAGCTCTTAGGAGTTAAGGATAAGGTCGTCCGCTGGGAGTACATAGGAGTTCCTCAAGGTAAAAAACTTGCAAACGCAATTAGAGAAGTGAACGAAACCCTTCTTAAAGTAAAGGGAGGCTGCCATGTCTAA
- a CDS encoding F420-nonreducing hydrogenase, giving the protein MSKPRFAYYLAGGCAGCDTSLIDTSEKLVKFLENVELMFFAPTVADFKYKDLEALPDQSVDFGFFSGNVRNSEHEHMAKLMRRKCKTLIAFGICASLGGIKGLVNLFPQKELLKKAYVETPSTDNPEGVLPSPKVTVEGKYELDLPVLKPAKALDQVVEVDYYVGGCPPSYNHIKWILEKLLSGDLPPKGSWLTMGKAVCDVCPRNPIRHGGIKKRPTEVKRVLGQMPEDVCLLEAGYLCLGPVTQGDCSAACLRVNVPCRGCGGPIPGVRDFGVKAISTIATAMGSVDVLKKIPDPIHLFYRYSLPKSSVIKPKE; this is encoded by the coding sequence ATGTCTAAGCCCCGATTTGCCTATTACCTCGCCGGTGGATGCGCCGGTTGTGATACTTCCCTAATTGATACCTCAGAGAAGCTCGTTAAGTTTTTGGAAAACGTGGAGCTCATGTTCTTTGCCCCTACAGTTGCAGACTTCAAGTACAAGGATTTAGAGGCCCTTCCGGACCAGTCTGTTGACTTTGGCTTCTTCAGCGGAAACGTAAGGAACTCTGAACACGAGCACATGGCAAAGTTAATGAGGAGGAAGTGCAAAACTTTAATCGCCTTTGGAATATGTGCAAGCTTGGGTGGAATAAAGGGACTAGTTAATCTCTTCCCTCAAAAGGAGCTCCTTAAAAAGGCCTACGTGGAAACTCCATCAACTGACAACCCTGAAGGAGTTCTTCCCTCTCCGAAGGTTACAGTTGAAGGGAAGTACGAGCTGGATCTGCCAGTTCTAAAGCCTGCAAAGGCCCTTGACCAGGTTGTAGAGGTTGACTACTACGTAGGAGGATGTCCTCCATCCTACAACCACATAAAGTGGATTTTAGAAAAGCTACTATCAGGGGACCTTCCTCCTAAAGGAAGTTGGCTCACTATGGGTAAGGCCGTCTGCGACGTCTGTCCAAGGAACCCCATAAGACACGGAGGAATAAAGAAAAGGCCGACTGAAGTTAAAAGGGTTCTGGGCCAAATGCCCGAAGACGTATGTCTCCTTGAGGCTGGTTATCTGTGTTTAGGTCCAGTCACACAGGGAGACTGCAGTGCAGCTTGTTTAAGAGTAAACGTTCCATGCAGGGGCTGTGGAGGACCTATTCCGGGAGTTAGGGACTTTGGGGTTAAGGCAATAAGCACAATTGCAACTGCAATGGGAAGTGTTGATGTCCTTAAGAAAATCCCAGATCCGATTCACCTCTTCTACAGGTACAGCCTTCCTAAATCTTCTGTTATTAAACCAAAGGAATAG